From Thermoleophilia bacterium, the proteins below share one genomic window:
- a CDS encoding CBS domain-containing protein — MKRVRDAMSELNAMVGPEHTLRQASERMVHHRTGAAVVMDHALPGPCVITERDLLKAIAAGKDVDVEVVGDHMTGSLITAAPEWPLVQAADQMVRHGIRHVLVFEGPELVGILSMRDVIRVGGLGPDVGSPAD, encoded by the coding sequence ATGAAGCGTGTGCGTGATGCGATGAGTGAGCTCAATGCGATGGTCGGGCCGGAGCACACACTGCGCCAAGCCTCGGAGCGGATGGTCCATCACCGCACCGGTGCGGCCGTCGTGATGGACCACGCCCTCCCCGGACCCTGCGTCATCACTGAGCGTGATCTGCTCAAGGCGATCGCCGCCGGTAAGGATGTGGACGTGGAGGTGGTGGGCGATCACATGACCGGATCGCTCATCACGGCAGCGCCCGAGTGGCCACTGGTACAGGCGGCCGACCAGATGGTGCGTCACGGCATCCGGCACGTCTTGGTGTTCGAGGGCCCCGAACTCGTCGGAATCCTGTCGATGCGAGATGTCATCCGCGTCGGGGGACTCGGTCCCGATGTGGGGTCCCCCGCCGACTAG
- a CDS encoding DNA-directed RNA polymerase subunit omega has protein sequence MLYGRRLDEALEHVDGSRYALVHAVSKRARQITLWLTADPAELRSEDAPPPAPGELSSRDPVALSEAEILAGEVQVHWNPDGSPEERELPVATVFEADPLLLDLDDDDAFDIDDDSPVAGATSLVEVLEAVASGDAASIEGLADASIVDADSDDDMLDEDTDEIADDDDDLGGEG, from the coding sequence ATGCTCTACGGACGTCGGCTGGATGAGGCACTCGAGCACGTCGATGGCAGCCGCTATGCGCTGGTTCACGCCGTTTCGAAGCGCGCGCGCCAGATCACGCTCTGGCTCACAGCCGACCCCGCCGAGTTGCGTTCCGAAGACGCACCGCCACCCGCTCCGGGCGAGTTGTCCTCCCGTGACCCGGTCGCCCTGTCCGAGGCCGAGATCCTCGCCGGCGAGGTCCAAGTCCACTGGAACCCCGATGGCAGCCCCGAGGAGCGTGAGCTCCCCGTGGCCACCGTGTTCGAGGCCGACCCACTCCTCCTCGATCTCGATGATGACGACGCCTTCGACATCGACGACGACTCCCCGGTCGCCGGTGCCACGAGTCTCGTGGAGGTCCTTGAGGCGGTCGCCTCCGGCGACGCCGCCTCGATCGAGGGTCTCGCCGATGCCAGCATCGTGGATGCCGACTCGGACGACGACATGCTCGACGAGGACACCGATGAGATCGCCGATGATGATGACGACCTCGGCGGCGAGGGATAG
- a CDS encoding L,D-transpeptidase, with product MTRTRFGGRVLARRVFVPSAALALLLPAVAMAQSDPAASVLPAGTVPLGVTVEGIEISGLPALDARQRLYDQLVALRRSPMPVTFRTKQLTIDPDAVGYQADVDATIITAFQQAPPPGTTIDVPLVERIDTAKLATVLTWRGAQVRTSGRDAALSLRGLIPIVRKPVLGYSINVAESTAYLAPAFLAARPATPYALVVTAVRPAVTSVGVIIVVSQSEFKLRLWKGTKRIRTYPIAVGQSAYPTPTGNYQVIDKQMNPTWFPPDSVWAAGLGPVPPGVSNPLGTRWIGTSAPAIGMHGTPDPSSIRSAVSHGCIRMYIVDVEDLYSRVQLGTRVYIR from the coding sequence GTGACGAGGACACGATTCGGAGGCCGTGTGCTGGCGCGTCGCGTGTTCGTTCCCTCCGCCGCCCTCGCGCTGCTCCTTCCCGCTGTCGCCATGGCCCAGAGCGACCCGGCGGCATCGGTTCTGCCTGCCGGTACCGTGCCCCTGGGTGTGACGGTGGAGGGCATCGAGATCTCCGGACTGCCGGCCCTCGACGCTCGGCAGCGTCTGTACGACCAACTGGTGGCGCTGCGTCGCTCGCCCATGCCGGTGACATTCCGGACGAAGCAACTCACCATCGATCCCGATGCCGTCGGGTACCAGGCCGATGTGGATGCCACCATCATCACGGCGTTCCAGCAGGCACCACCCCCGGGCACCACGATCGATGTTCCGCTCGTGGAGCGTATCGACACGGCGAAGTTGGCCACCGTGCTCACCTGGCGGGGTGCGCAGGTGAGAACGTCGGGTCGGGACGCAGCGCTGTCACTCCGCGGCCTCATACCGATCGTGCGCAAACCCGTGTTGGGGTACTCCATCAACGTCGCGGAGTCCACGGCATATCTCGCTCCCGCGTTCCTCGCCGCCCGACCCGCCACCCCGTACGCACTGGTGGTCACTGCGGTCCGCCCGGCGGTCACGTCGGTCGGGGTGATCATCGTGGTGAGCCAGAGCGAGTTCAAGTTGCGCCTCTGGAAGGGCACCAAGCGCATTCGGACCTATCCCATCGCAGTGGGTCAGTCCGCGTACCCGACGCCCACGGGGAACTACCAGGTAATCGACAAGCAGATGAATCCCACGTGGTTTCCCCCCGATTCAGTGTGGGCGGCGGGTCTTGGGCCGGTTCCGCCCGGGGTGAGCAATCCACTTGGTACGAGATGGATCGGCACGTCGGCGCCCGCGATCGGGATGCACGGCACCCCGGACCCGTCGTCCATCCGCAGCGCAGTGTCGCACGGCTGCATCCGCATGTACATCGTCGATGTGGAGGATCTGTACTCGCGCGTGCAGCTCGGAACGCGGGTTTACATCAGGTAG
- the hflX gene encoding GTPase HflX, protein MARELQRTYRGRAERPEDERRPVHPDPNALERAALIASFNCSPVEQGDRVTEITELLRTAGAEVVHLVVQRRDRPDPRLYLGRGRLEELSEWVTENTPDLVACEGDLSAGQQRHLEDKLKTRVVDRTGLILDIFALHARSAEGKLQVELAQMEYSYSRQEGLWQHLERLGGGVGTRGPGESQLETDRRIIRSRMGVLRQRLAEVARSRETMREERLASPTTRVALAGYTNAGKSSLMNALTGADMGVNDALFETLDATTRAFSRDGIKVLVSDTVGFIRHLPHQLVESFRSTLDEVRDAHLILHVADASDDDDSRAARALAVDTVLDEIDAGDVPRLLVLNKVDRLDEEERHALLHRHPGAILTSAHSGEGIDDLRDYLLATARGQWHQLEVEVPYSRGDIISAIYAAGRDVHQDAGPEGTVVRALLPPVDAARIRAMLSGSRGV, encoded by the coding sequence ATGGCTAGGGAACTCCAGCGCACCTACCGAGGCCGGGCCGAGCGCCCCGAGGACGAACGGCGCCCGGTCCATCCTGATCCCAACGCGCTCGAACGCGCGGCCCTCATCGCCTCGTTCAACTGCTCGCCCGTGGAGCAGGGTGACCGAGTCACCGAGATCACCGAACTCCTACGGACCGCCGGTGCCGAGGTCGTCCACCTCGTTGTGCAGCGACGTGATCGCCCCGACCCGCGGCTCTACCTCGGACGCGGGCGGCTGGAAGAACTCAGCGAGTGGGTCACGGAGAACACTCCCGACCTCGTGGCATGCGAAGGAGACCTCTCGGCGGGGCAACAGCGTCACCTCGAGGACAAACTGAAGACCCGCGTGGTCGATCGCACCGGACTCATCCTCGACATTTTCGCCCTGCACGCCCGCTCGGCGGAGGGCAAGTTGCAGGTGGAGCTCGCCCAGATGGAGTACTCGTACTCGCGCCAAGAGGGTCTGTGGCAGCACCTTGAGCGCCTCGGCGGCGGCGTGGGCACCCGTGGCCCCGGGGAGAGCCAACTCGAGACCGACCGGCGCATAATCCGGTCCCGGATGGGTGTGCTTCGACAGCGCTTGGCCGAAGTGGCACGAAGCCGCGAGACCATGCGTGAGGAGCGACTGGCGTCGCCCACCACCCGTGTGGCGCTGGCGGGCTACACGAACGCCGGAAAGTCGAGTCTGATGAACGCGCTCACGGGAGCCGATATGGGCGTGAACGACGCCCTCTTCGAGACGCTCGATGCCACCACCCGGGCCTTCTCACGCGACGGCATAAAGGTGCTGGTGTCCGACACCGTCGGATTCATCCGCCATCTTCCCCATCAACTGGTCGAGTCGTTTCGATCGACGCTCGATGAGGTACGCGACGCCCACCTCATTCTGCATGTGGCCGACGCCAGCGACGATGACGACAGCCGGGCTGCTCGCGCCCTCGCGGTGGACACGGTGCTCGACGAGATCGACGCCGGCGATGTCCCGCGCCTCCTCGTGCTGAACAAGGTCGATCGCCTCGACGAGGAGGAGCGCCACGCCCTCCTCCACCGGCATCCGGGCGCCATCCTCACCTCGGCACACAGCGGCGAGGGCATCGACGACCTGCGCGACTATCTCCTCGCCACGGCCCGTGGGCAGTGGCATCAGCTCGAAGTGGAGGTCCCGTATTCCCGCGGCGACATCATCTCGGCCATCTACGCGGCGGGCCGCGATGTGCATCAGGACGCCGGTCCCGAGGGCACCGTCGTCCGTGCGCTCCTGCCCCCCGTCGACGCGGCACGAATTCGGGCAATGTTGTCTGGGAGCCGCGGTGTCTAA
- a CDS encoding DUF501 domain-containing protein, giving the protein MTALASGASSPGSSTDADAVRRLIGRDPHSGFRVAVRCPQGGPAVIENAARDSSGSPFPTRHWLTCRALATAVSRLEAEGGVRMLEDDPDTAGALADAHRRHAELHEGYRVAGVGDPMHVKCLHAHLAFALAEGGTPVGDWIVARSGAVWPGTCCAVAPS; this is encoded by the coding sequence ATGACCGCACTGGCGTCTGGGGCTTCATCACCGGGCTCATCGACTGACGCCGACGCGGTGAGGCGGCTCATCGGCCGGGATCCCCACTCGGGGTTCCGTGTGGCCGTGCGGTGTCCCCAAGGCGGCCCCGCGGTGATCGAAAACGCTGCACGAGACTCGTCGGGTTCCCCCTTCCCCACGCGCCACTGGCTCACGTGTCGTGCCCTTGCCACCGCCGTGAGCAGGCTTGAGGCCGAGGGCGGAGTGCGCATGCTCGAGGACGACCCCGACACTGCCGGTGCGCTCGCGGACGCCCATCGTCGTCACGCCGAGTTGCACGAGGGGTATCGCGTCGCGGGTGTGGGGGACCCGATGCACGTCAAGTGCCTGCACGCTCACCTGGCCTTCGCACTTGCCGAGGGCGGTACCCCGGTGGGCGACTGGATCGTGGCGCGCAGTGGTGCGGTGTGGCCGGGCACGTGCTGCGCGGTGGCGCCGTCGTGA
- a CDS encoding ATP-binding protein: MPSPGAHTMHADSTHLEATIGADPDEIAPVRAAVHDLAQRAGFGDRADDLALAINEIIANAQEHGQAPIHIVADCEAGVHVEVSDSGTGFDWGETVMDHPPCPTAQRGRGLWIVRQLVDHVTVGRGVEGDGPTCVRIDLNRAA; the protein is encoded by the coding sequence ATGCCGTCGCCCGGCGCTCATACGATGCACGCCGACTCCACACACCTTGAGGCGACGATTGGCGCCGACCCCGACGAGATCGCACCCGTGCGTGCCGCCGTGCACGATCTGGCGCAGCGTGCCGGGTTCGGCGATCGGGCCGACGATCTGGCACTTGCCATCAACGAGATCATCGCCAACGCACAGGAGCACGGCCAGGCGCCCATCCACATCGTGGCCGATTGCGAAGCTGGTGTTCACGTGGAGGTGAGCGACTCCGGCACAGGCTTCGACTGGGGCGAGACCGTCATGGACCATCCGCCGTGCCCCACTGCGCAGCGCGGCCGTGGACTCTGGATCGTGCGCCAACTCGTCGACCATGTCACCGTCGGGCGTGGCGTTGAGGGCGATGGCCCGACCTGCGTACGCATCGATCTCAACCGCGCCGCCTGA
- a CDS encoding MazG family protein, translating into MAPDADAHAIALRLPGAHTLPARDVLRARAIGARVAELAVVATRLRADCPWDRVQTAQTIVPHTVEEAFELAEAIATGDPVHQADEIGDLLFQAVFLAGLLEEDGHADLATVARGQATKLISRHPHVYGDRVAADAGAVVDIWEQRKRAERPDEGIFHELPPGLPALAYAAKAQMRAASVGFAFPDVQAALAKLDEEVREVHADPNPHEVGDVIFAAVAVARAAGVDPEIAVRAAAVRFRIRVEGAAAMAAEAGDDFETLDPEAQLDWYARFRKRP; encoded by the coding sequence ATGGCACCGGATGCCGACGCCCACGCGATCGCCCTGCGGCTTCCCGGTGCGCACACGCTCCCCGCCCGTGACGTGCTGCGGGCTCGGGCCATCGGCGCGCGGGTGGCCGAGTTAGCCGTGGTGGCAACGCGCTTGCGCGCCGACTGCCCGTGGGACCGGGTGCAGACCGCCCAGACAATCGTGCCCCACACGGTGGAGGAGGCGTTCGAGTTGGCCGAGGCCATCGCGACGGGCGATCCCGTGCATCAGGCGGATGAAATCGGCGACCTACTCTTCCAGGCGGTGTTTCTGGCGGGATTGCTTGAGGAGGATGGCCACGCCGACCTCGCCACCGTGGCGCGTGGCCAGGCCACGAAGTTGATCAGTCGCCACCCCCACGTCTACGGGGACCGGGTGGCTGCCGACGCCGGAGCCGTCGTGGACATCTGGGAGCAACGAAAGCGTGCGGAGCGTCCCGACGAGGGGATCTTCCACGAGCTCCCGCCGGGACTTCCCGCTCTGGCGTACGCCGCGAAGGCGCAGATGCGAGCGGCGAGCGTGGGCTTCGCCTTCCCCGATGTGCAGGCCGCCCTCGCCAAGTTGGACGAGGAGGTGCGTGAGGTACACGCCGACCCCAACCCGCACGAGGTCGGCGACGTGATCTTTGCGGCAGTGGCCGTGGCGCGTGCCGCCGGCGTGGACCCCGAGATCGCCGTGCGCGCCGCCGCCGTTCGGTTCCGCATACGTGTGGAGGGGGCTGCCGCGATGGCAGCGGAGGCGGGGGACGACTTCGAGACGCTCGACCCTGAGGCGCAACTCGACTGGTATGCGCGCTTTCGGAAACGTCCGTAG
- a CDS encoding phosphopyruvate hydratase, with amino-acid sequence MAQITRVHARQVLDSRGQPTVEVEVELSSGVIGRAAVPSGASTGMHEAVELRDGEPLVFGGKGVLKAVANVEDELFGALVGLDADDQATVDRTMTQLDGTPNKGRLGANAILGCSLAVAQAAATDAGLPLYRYIGGARAHRMPVPLMNILNGGVHADNSVDFQEFMVAPVGARTFAEALRMGSEVYQALRGVLRDHGLATGVGDEGGFAPDLPSNRAALEVVMDAIAAAGFRPGDDVAIALDPATTELYRDGAYHLEGEGRVLTSSELVDYWSELCDAFPIVSIEDGMAEDDWEGWALLTDRLGKTVQLVGDDLFVTNTARLQMGIDRGVGNAILIKVNQIGTLSETLAAIELASRNGYRSIISHRSGETEDTFIADLAVATGAGQIKTGAPARSERTAKYNQLLRIEEQLGPAASYPGPSVFSHH; translated from the coding sequence ATGGCCCAGATCACTCGCGTCCACGCCCGACAGGTTCTCGACTCCCGGGGTCAGCCGACCGTCGAAGTGGAGGTGGAACTCTCGAGCGGTGTCATCGGGCGGGCGGCCGTGCCATCCGGGGCGAGCACGGGGATGCATGAGGCCGTGGAACTGCGCGACGGCGAGCCGTTGGTGTTCGGCGGCAAGGGCGTGCTCAAGGCCGTGGCCAACGTGGAAGACGAACTGTTTGGTGCGTTGGTGGGTCTTGACGCGGACGATCAGGCCACGGTGGATCGCACCATGACGCAGCTCGACGGCACGCCGAACAAGGGCCGTCTGGGTGCCAACGCGATCCTCGGCTGTTCGCTGGCCGTTGCGCAGGCCGCGGCCACGGACGCCGGACTGCCTCTTTACCGATACATCGGCGGGGCCCGTGCTCATCGGATGCCGGTGCCGCTCATGAACATCCTCAACGGTGGCGTTCACGCCGACAACTCGGTGGACTTTCAGGAGTTCATGGTGGCGCCCGTCGGTGCGCGGACGTTCGCGGAGGCCCTCCGAATGGGTTCCGAGGTCTACCAGGCCCTGAGAGGTGTGCTGCGGGACCACGGCCTCGCTACCGGCGTGGGCGACGAGGGCGGGTTCGCCCCCGATCTCCCCAGCAACCGCGCCGCCCTCGAGGTCGTGATGGATGCGATTGCCGCGGCCGGGTTCCGGCCGGGCGACGACGTGGCCATCGCACTCGATCCCGCGACCACCGAGCTCTATCGCGACGGGGCGTACCACCTCGAGGGCGAGGGGCGGGTTCTCACCTCGTCCGAGTTGGTGGACTACTGGAGCGAGTTGTGCGACGCCTTTCCGATCGTGTCCATCGAGGACGGCATGGCGGAGGACGACTGGGAGGGGTGGGCGCTGCTCACCGATCGCTTGGGGAAGACTGTGCAACTGGTGGGCGACGATCTGTTCGTGACCAACACGGCGCGCTTGCAGATGGGCATCGACCGGGGAGTGGGCAACGCGATCCTTATCAAGGTCAACCAGATCGGAACGCTGTCGGAGACCCTCGCGGCGATCGAACTCGCATCGCGCAACGGATACCGCTCGATCATCTCCCACCGGTCGGGCGAGACCGAGGACACCTTCATCGCCGATCTGGCCGTGGCCACGGGCGCGGGGCAGATCAAGACCGGTGCCCCGGCGCGCAGCGAGCGCACGGCCAAGTACAACCAGTTGCTCCGGATCGAGGAGCAACTGGGGCCGGCGGCGTCGTATCCCGGGCCATCGGTGTTCTCCCACCACTGA